A window of Candidatus Binatia bacterium contains these coding sequences:
- a CDS encoding hemolysin family protein, with protein MVGYVLVRVFAVVLLVAANAFFVATEFALISVRDTRIQQMIEAGRLGARKVLRLHEHLDDLLAAVQLGVTLASLGLGWVGEATLASVFEHAFEGLPHGAAYSHALGVLISFLLITYLLVVLGELVPKSLALHRGERIALAVAGPMLVFMAVARPFLRIMSRSAYWVLRRFGTTQIRTAGVHSPEELKLMVRSSHHHGMIANIEHEMAVRALELGELTVRQIMVPRRRIFSLPADMPLEQALARVVEEQHSRVPVYDPQRGPEYIIGLLYSKDLTRWMRLRYTKGTAEEAGVRLAQMTVRDIMHHVLVVPETKPLTDLLVEFRRRKRHLAVVVDEFGSTSGVVTVEDVLEQVVGEIEDEFDVAVPSFPAGASTMVLDGSTTIRDLETQNHFTLPSDQGYETLAGFMLFQFQRIPRTGESVDYVNRRFTVLDMDGRRVAKVLVETVEPKKA; from the coding sequence ATGGTTGGTTACGTGCTGGTGCGCGTATTCGCCGTAGTCCTGCTGGTGGCGGCGAACGCTTTCTTTGTGGCGACCGAATTCGCCCTGATCAGCGTCCGCGATACGCGAATCCAGCAGATGATCGAGGCCGGCCGCCTCGGCGCCCGCAAGGTGCTGCGGCTGCATGAGCATCTCGACGACCTCCTGGCGGCCGTCCAACTGGGCGTTACCTTGGCCAGCCTGGGCCTCGGCTGGGTCGGCGAAGCGACGCTGGCCTCCGTTTTCGAACACGCCTTCGAGGGCCTGCCACACGGCGCCGCCTACTCCCACGCCCTTGGCGTGCTGATTTCGTTCCTCCTCATCACATACCTGCTGGTCGTACTGGGCGAACTGGTCCCCAAGTCGCTGGCGCTGCACCGCGGTGAGCGCATCGCGCTGGCCGTAGCCGGCCCCATGCTCGTCTTTATGGCGGTGGCGCGGCCTTTCCTGAGGATCATGAGCCGCTCCGCGTACTGGGTGCTCCGCCGCTTTGGGACCACGCAAATCCGTACCGCCGGCGTTCATTCACCCGAGGAGCTCAAGCTGATGGTGCGCTCCTCGCACCATCACGGGATGATTGCCAACATCGAGCACGAGATGGCGGTGCGCGCGCTCGAATTGGGCGAGCTAACGGTGCGCCAGATCATGGTGCCGCGCCGGCGCATCTTCTCGCTGCCCGCCGACATGCCGCTGGAGCAGGCGCTGGCGCGCGTCGTCGAGGAGCAACACTCGCGGGTGCCGGTGTACGACCCGCAGCGCGGCCCCGAGTACATCATTGGCCTGCTCTACAGCAAGGACCTGACGCGCTGGATGCGCCTGCGCTATACCAAGGGCACCGCCGAGGAAGCGGGTGTCCGGCTGGCCCAAATGACCGTGCGCGACATCATGCACCACGTGCTCGTCGTGCCGGAAACCAAGCCCCTGACCGACCTGCTGGTGGAGTTTCGCCGCCGCAAGCGCCACTTGGCCGTGGTTGTGGATGAGTTTGGCTCTACCTCCGGAGTGGTCACGGTGGAGGACGTCCTGGAGCAAGTCGTCGGCGAGATTGAGGACGAATTCGACGTCGCCGTGCCTTCGTTCCCGGCGGGCGCCAGCACCATGGTGCTCGACGGCTCAACCACTATTCGCGACCTGGAAACGCAGAATCACTTCACCCTGCCGTCGGACCAGGGATATGAAACCCTCGCCGGATTCATGCTGTTTCAGTTCCAGCGCATCCCGCGCACCGGGGAATCAGTGGACTACGTGAACCGCCGCTTCACGGTGCTCGATATGGATGGACGCAGAGTAGCGAAGGTTTTGGTGGAAACTGTGGAGCCGAAGAAGGCCTAA